The Vicia villosa cultivar HV-30 ecotype Madison, WI linkage group LG1, Vvil1.0, whole genome shotgun sequence genome includes a region encoding these proteins:
- the LOC131644957 gene encoding probable ubiquitin-conjugating enzyme E2 24, translating into MEAQMTDSDWETSSESSGSDDQEDIDFLYGGQAQSILSSLEESIGKIDDFLSFERTFAYGDVVRSLSDTSGQMGRVVGVDVTVDLENVRGNVLKNVNSNKLLKIRSISEGDCVVKGPWIGQVQRVVDRLTVLFDYGTKYDITTLEKDKILPQTPNFLEDSQYPYYPGQRVKVKSSTGSKSARWLCDNWRENHDEGTVCSVEAGLVYVNWATSILMGSNSNVNAPPARWQDSKNLTMLSCFTHANWQLGDWCMLPAAAQKEQNEKTIRDSPDCYLPNKHSMAREYRRRNLNSSVEELFVIGKIKTKVDIIWQNGEVTLGSDSQNLIPVNVVNTHEFWPHQFVMEKGTSDDNDDNHSNQRWGIVLSVDAKEHTVNVQWRTVPTSEPDDSAGEPTLETVSAYELVEHPDFSCCFGDIVFKTAQKQVGYRAEKNSANSMSDLNVEVPLIKLNQINYHNMSKDNCHLSCIGNVSGFKDGHVEVKWATGLTTKVAPYEIFRIDKHESSTATPVSYETNVIDLTQDKCDKHPGESSSFSLPQAAFELFSSIKTGVFQKLGLTSFYGAVSTVPTFEEGTAPDFLGKKDLETCSPDTNSHPVSLLQSNEDSTPHREVFTRIHEMSDVPVSLNSNCSDQLKQFDVIDTCSDHHFFNEGKGLPLSQVKKDWSKKVQQEWSILEKNLPETIYVRVFEERMDLMRAVIVGASGTPYHDGLFFFDVCFPPEYPSEPPMVHYISGGLRINPNLYESGKVCLSLLNTWSGTATEVWNPGSSTVLQVLLSLQALVLNEKPYFNEAGYDQQIGRAEGEKNSVSYNENAFLLTSKSMLYLLRNPPKHFEALVEEHFRQRAEHILNACKAYLEGGSIGGEKSEHENQKGTSAGFKIMLAKLFPKLVEAFSGKGIDCSKFVDMQK; encoded by the exons ATGGAAGCTCAAATGACTGATTCGGATTGGGAGACTTCGAGCGAGAGCAGTGGCAGTGACGATCAAGAGGATATTGATTTTCTATATGGTGGCCAAGCTCAGAGCATATTGTCTAGTTTAGAGGAAAGCATCGGGAAGATCGATGATTTTCTCTCGTTTGAGAGGACTTTTGCTTATGGCGATGTCGTCCGTTCCTTGTCAGACACGTCTGGACAGATGGGGAGGGTCGTTGGTGTGGACGTGACGGTGGATTTGGAAAACGTTCGAGGAAACGTATTAAAAAACGTGAACTCCAATAAACTTCTGAAGATTCGTTCCATTTCGGAAGGTGATTGTGTGGTCAAAGGGCCGTGGATTGGTCAGGTTCAAAGGGTAGTGGACAGATTAACTGTATTGTTTGACTACGGGACGAAATACGATATCACTACCTTGGAAAAAGATAAGATTTTACCACAAACTCCAAATTTTCTTGAAGATTCGCAGTATCCGTACTATCCAGGGCAGAGAGTGAAAGTTAAGTCCTCGACCGGTTCTAAATCGGCCAGATGGCTATGTGACAATTGGAGAGAGAATCATGATGAAGGAACTGTTTGTTCCGTGGAAGCAGGTTTAGTGTATGTTAATTGGGCTACGTCGATTCTTATGGGTTCTAATTCGAACGTGAATGCTCCTCCCGCGCGCTGGCAAGATTCCAAAAACTTGACCATGTTGTCGTGTTTTACGCACGCAAATTGGCAACTCGGTGACTGGTGCATGCTTCCAGCGGCAGCCCAGAAGGAACAGAATGAAAAGACGATACGAGATTCACCTGATTGTTATCTTCCTAATAAGCATAGTATGGCTAGAGAATATCGGAGAAGAAACCTTAACTCTAGCGTGGAAGAATTGTTTGTTATCGGTAAGATAAAGACCAAAGTTGATATTATTTGGCAAAACGGCGAAGTTACTTTGGGGTCAGATTCGCAGAACTTAATCCCTGTGAATGTCGTAAACACTCATGAGTTTTGGCCTCATCAGTTTGTGATGGAAAAAGGTACttctgatgataatgatgataatcATAGCAATCAGAGATGGGGCATTGTTCTATCGGTCGATGCTAAAGAGCATACCGTAAACGTACAATGGAGAACAGTTCCGACGTCCGAGCCAGATGATTCGGCTGGAGAACCAACATTGGAAACCGTGAGTGCGTACGAACTTGTCGAACACCCAGATTTTTCCTGTTGTTTTGGTGATATTGTGTTCAAGACGGCTCAAAAGCAGGTTGGTTACCGAGCTGAGAAAAATAGTGCAAATTCAATGAGTGACTTGAATGTGGAAGTTCCTCTGATAAAACTGAATCAAATCAACTACCACAATATGTCCAAAGATAACTGTCACCTATCCTGTATCGGCAACGTTTCTGGATTCAAAGATGGCCATGTCGAGGTGAAATGGGCTACTGGTTTAACGACTAAG GTTGCGCCGTATGAAATTTTTCGTATTGATAAGCACGAAAGTTCAACTGCAACTCCTGTTTCTTATGAAACAAATGTTATCGACTTGACTCAAGATAAATGTGATAAGCATCCGGGAGAGAGTAGTTCATTTTCCCTTCCTCAAGCCGCCTTTGAACTTTTCTCCAGCATTAAAACCGGCGTATTTCAAAAACTTGGTTTGACATCATTTTATGGAGCTGTTTCCACAGTCCCTACATTTGAAGAGGGAACTGCGCCCGATTTTCTCGGCAAGAAAGATTTGGAAACTTGTAGCCCTGACACTAATTCACATCCGGTGAGTTTGTTGCAGTCTAATGAAGACTCGACGCCACATCGTGAAGTTTTTACTAGGATTCATGAGATGAGCGATGTTCCGGTTTCTTTAAACAGCAACTGTTCGGATCAGTTGAAACAGTTCGACGTAATCGATACTTGCTCAGACCACCACTTTTTCAATGAGGGAAAAGGGCTGCCATTATCCCAG gttAAGAAAGATTGGTCGAAAAAGGTGCAGCAAGAATGGAGCATCCTCGAGAAAAATCTTCCCG AAACTATTTACGTACGTGTTTTCGAAGAAAGAATGGATCTCATGCGAGCAGTCATTGTTGGTGCGTCAGGGACACCTTATCACGATGGCTTGTTTTTCTTCGACGTATGTTTCCCTCCTGAGTATCCCAGTGAACCACCG ATGGTGCACTACATTTCTGGCGGGTTACGAATAAATCCTAATTTATACGAGTCAGGTAAAGTGTGTTTGAGTCTCTTAAACACATGGAGCGGTACCGCGACCGAAGTCTGGAACCCCGGATCTTCCACGGTTCTTCAAGTCCTTCTCTCTCTGCAAGCTCTCGTCCTCAACGAGAAGCCTTATTTCAACGAGGCTGGATACGACCAACAAATCGGCCGAGCCGAAGGAGAGAAAAACTCGGTCAGTTACAACGAGAACGCCTTCCTCCTCACCTCCAAATCGATGCTGTACCTATTAAGAAACCCGCCGAAG CATTTCGAGGCATTGGTGGAAGAACACTTTCGACAACGCGCCGAACATATACTTAATGCTTGTAAGGCCTATCTTGAAGGAGGTTCTATTGGAGGTGAGAAGAGTGAGCATGAAAACCAGAAGGGAACTTCTGCAGGGTTTAAGATTATGCTTGCTAAGCTCTTTCCTAAGCTTGTAGAAGCATTTTCCGGTAAGGGAATTGATTGCTCCAAGTTTGTTGACATGCAGAAGTAA